The Rhopalosiphum maidis isolate BTI-1 chromosome 2, ASM367621v3, whole genome shotgun sequence genome segment tatctattataaagcagtttattatactttttagtaatacagtcattttattattgtttaagttaccaaataatttgtattacattttcgtgAACTCGTATGGATTTATGGATCTTAAGTTCAATTGCGATAATTCAAACAGGGCATCGAAGGAGTTCACGCGATAACGTCTGAggcaataaaaattgaaatggataaagtaattattggaCGTGCATCCATGAACTAACCACACTTATGCCCCAAGTGGGTGTTGTGCAATAATCAAATACTAATAGTCATTTCAGTTAGATACCTTACATTTTCcatgatattgttttattgtcttatttaaatccatatgttatatatctttTTGTCTGTAATGTTTTGCTATTAAgccatacaaataaataaaaaaggaaattatttaacatttttaggttatttttttaaaatgtttactactTTGTAAACTTCTCAATGGTGATAAGACTATAATAAGGTTGCTGTAGCTTGGTTAGTGATTGAAGATGAACAACTGCCCCTGCACTGCATTGTCTGCATTCTACTTGATTCAATCCTGACCAACATTTGGACTGGATTATTTcacaaggaaaaaaatatatcataacctaataataatgtatactttatatcctattttctgataatattttactctttagttaggtatattagtttatattattttcagttttaaacaagcctaaaattaaaaaaaacaagtataatttagatatacttgtataatctcaaaaattttaagtgggaattaatttatagttttaaaactataatgtttgttatagtaacatacaaaaaatagtCACTtgtgtcaaatattttttattagtaattcaCTGTATTAAAGTCTTTAAGATAACTGGAACTGGCATAGgcactcaaaaataaaaatatgtttgaaattgTCAACCAATAAATGCCAAAtggtaatacaaattattttaatgactattagtccataatactaaaatttgttttgatccACGcactaaaaatttttaatgtaaaaaaaaaaattatcattggaatatagttataacttataagagaGGACTAtgtaaaggaaaaaaataaaataaaaactacaattgtaaaaaaactcaagttatttaatattattattcatttactaGTATAACATTTGTCAATTgacaaataaatgataataataggaaaaaaatatcgagAACAGACCAGTTAATCGTGTACCTATCAGGAACATAGTTCTGATTGACATTGTTCCGCTCATTTACATTAAAGCTTAAGTCTAATGGAACGaatattgtagaaaaaaaattaaattataataatatagtaaaaaaaaatattaaataccactTGGTTCTTaagatacaaattaaaaaaaaatatatatataaatatatattattgtttgttgttTTATCTGTTCATTGTAGTTTAAGCTACAACAGGTTTATATTCCGGCATGGAAGCAATAATATCTTTGTCATCTTCTGACAGATCTCGAGCAAGTAAAAATGTGTGTGCAGATCCACAAGTCACCTGTTCTACATATAATCCATCAAGTTTCTTCATTTCACATGGTTTAGCActggatttttttaattctccaAGACCCTGAatggttaaaatatgttagaagttgtaatttaaaagcaattctttaaaaaaagggTATTACCAATTCGCCAGAGCTAGTTCCAGAACCCCAAACAATGCAAGAGTCATCAGCTGCTGCAACTAACCCAATAGAGCATGTACCAATACTGCGTAAATTCCAACCATGAAGATCTTGTACCGGTTTGGGATACATATTAGCTTCTCCTCGACTACTCATTTgtccaaataaataaacagcgcctgtttttaataacaaacaataactattaacaaataaatatgaagcaaaatattcattataattaaatgtttgtgaaaaatatcatcattattactaTCACTTATcagtaatgtaatatatctaAGATTTTTAGTCCTACCAAATTCATTAATTGCAATACTGAATGCAGGTCCACAGGCAACATGTTTCACACCACTTCTTTGAACATCAAAGTATTTGATAAGTCTCGGTTGTAATTCATCTTTTGGTTCAGAATGTCCAAGCCGTCCATAACCTCCAAATCCCCAAGAATATGCTTTTTTATGGTCATCAATAGCTACCTAAAAACAaccaattcaaattatgaaaaataaacatggaatttgtattatttatcttactgTATGATTTGTACCACATGCAAAATCTCTGATTTCAGGTTTAGGCAAAATTTCTACTTTATTCTTTGTTTTCTCAACAAAAGTCATTATAGGCTTGGGTAGTTTGACTGTAGCAAAGTTAATAGCACCAGCTCTTTCAATATACTCTCCATTAGTATTATGTCCTAACTGTCCATACTCAGGCAAACCAAATGAATATAAAGTACCTTTACAGTCAAGTAAAATGCTGAACTCAGCACCACAACCAACTTTTACAATTGGTGGTCCATTATATTTAAcctataaaatagatacatttttttatttaaatattttaaatattattaaggttcaaaaaactaatattaacacattattagatattactgCCACATCGTGATGCTTTAAATATTGGGGCACTGACCTATTTCAAGGGAAATtacatcaattaataatacatgtgctattttagtaataagatGTGCGTTAGTATAGatggttttgaaaatttaaaaagatggTAAGTGTCCATCAGTGTGTTAAGAGGATTTCACTTTCgaatgtgttgtctccgttttaaaaatgtacaacatatcaaatttgtgttcagcagtttcaattttgaattgtTAGAATGAATTgatctattatcaaatatagttaataatattatcagttcTATTAAcgatgtttaaactttaaagcaAATTatgaacatacaaatattaagaggcaaacatttttttataattcaattaaaaagtacaatattgtaaaaaattatgtgaaaacactgataatattcttacttttaattttacaataggtCAATtaactctaatattaataataacaacatacaATTGGAAAGGCTGAACATAAATTTGCCACACTGTATGTAAAATGGAGACAACGTATGAAAGTGTGGTTATCCTCTTAATATGGAGTTATTAATACAGAAtgcacatttaaattaattataatatattttacaatcaattatacaattaattcaataaacattcaTACTTTatcttagtattttaaattgatcaaaaaattacctgttgccattatattaataattaatttttatatagtgggtattacatacattaaactaagctaataaataataaatgatttatattgtattcaactattagataggtaatattaataataaatgtttttttagcagtttttaatattatcatatactcCATTAAAATACCAGTTCTGTGCTTTAGTTTCCTTTTtgatactttattaaaaataaatgttttatattatactaatataaatatattttgaaattcattcatataaattaatggtacctagtataatgattattattattttaatcagatattaaaatatattaaaattaaaaatagtgttaacgtggacatttaaattaatttaattaatagataattttaaagtgtaaAAGAATCTATTAGcaacattttagttattttcaattatatttaataaaaatagttatatttttatttaaacataactgacgactaattaaaatatagatctaaaaattttcacaaatttttatggaatttttttcttttaagtaattcaaaatatatataatagtaggcAGAATTTATAGAACAATaggttataaattgtattttttatcctaactaattatttaagtgaaaattgttaacattgtattttaaaatgagaatattcaaattatcatttataaacatgacatagctataatataatatattactgacCCTCATTGCTGTTGTAACAAAGGGGTCTTTGCTCTTCACGCCACACTGACTATTCTTATTATCACCGCAACTGTATACTGCACCACGatcttaaacatataattaaatcttcaaacataataaaatctcTAGAGAACAAATtaaccaaataataaattatttttttggctaAAATGTAAACTagcatattttgtaatattgcatttatgtaCAACAAATAGTACTTTTACATAAGTGCATAATTTAAGtgattaagaatttaaaacaagtatgagcatatttttaaacaaaccaGTGAGAAGTAATGTATGTCCACGGCCAGTAGCAGCATTAACAATAGCATGATCAGGCAAACCTTCAATTGGAGTTGGAATGTCACGCCTGAGTAAATCTTTGACTCCCAGTTGACCCTTTTCATTTCGtcctttaagtataaatttaaaatttaaataaaaaataatgagttataattgaataaaattttactaCAAACCTAAAGACAAAGCTTTCCCTTCTTCAGTTATAAAGATAGTGTGTGAAGAATTGCAGCTACTCACTACCAAACGAATACGGTTATCTTTTAATGGTCCAAATAAGTGGGGTTCATATAAATTTCGACCAACAGACTTGCATCCTTTTGGCATAGACTTGCGACCATTTAAATCCCAATTAGTTCCACCAGTTAAAAGCACAACACCAATGTGATCCGGACCTTTCACTCTCTATAAcacataatttagaaaataacattttaattaattagtttttaatataagcacAGTTTGTCTTCTCATGTGAAAACAGTTTTTACTAACTccttaataaagttatttttttaaatatctattactatacttaatgtaagcaatattatactcttattgaggataaataaactatagtttGGTAagctgtttaattaaatttgaataggtAACCAATTTTAAGAACCTAATCCTGACATAGATATTAACTAACAAATATTCAGTCTTaagttacattataatagaaaatgttCTATTTCACATAGGtattaatgtacctaatacAAAACCGTAGTCAACTGATAGCAGTGTACTGACGGTGAATGTGTAACAAACGAATGAATGCTTTACACTGTAAGTTGTACTTgatgaaaatcaatttttaaacgtaCAATCGATACCTTGCGTACGCTGCAACGCGGATGTAACAGAGAAAAGGTGGTTTGCACCCCAACCTGGCAGGTTAGCAATCTACGGACAAGTGAGCAGCACTTCAGACGGTGGAGCTGCACACAGCTGCGGAAAACGCATTTTACAGCAACTACCACGATGGCGGTATGCATAAGCGCATAACCACTTGACGACTTACCAGGGACGCGTTGTCTTCGGCCAGCTCGTCAACGTCGTCGTCATCGGACCTCCGGTCGTCATCGTCATCTTCTTCACTCAACACGGGCGGGTCGTCTTCGACGATTTTGGACTTTTTGCGTGACACGCCGTTCGCTTTGCCTTTGGATTGCCGTTTGGCAGACATGACGCCAACACGTATGGCAAAACAACGTCGTTTGCGCGTGGGTATGTAGAGCGCGTAAGCGGGTGGCTGGTGGTCACGTTGTACGGGGCTCTTTCTTCAGCAGCGGCAGGTCGCGAGCGAAGATAAATCGAGGTCGAACGAAGAGTGCGGCGGTGGCGCGAAAACTTGGATGGCGTGCACAAAACACTGTAAACACAACGCAACGGGGGAGAAGATCGGGTCAAACGGCGGCGACTGCGATGATAGTAACGGCGGACgccattaaaagtaaaaaaaaaaaaaaaaaaaagaaagaaagaatAAATCTCGAGAGGGAGAGAGACGGACAACGTCACGACGGCGAGAGTAGACGAGAGAGAGTGAGCGAGAGAACGGCGGACCGTTCCGCCAACGGTCGTCCGTCGGCGGCGAGAGGGAGAAGGGGAGCGAGTGAGACGGAACGGGACGCGCCACGCGTGCGCGCGCGACGCCAATAGGACTGAAAGAGAGAAAACGAGAATCGGGCTCGGGAGCGAGCGAGACGGTCGTCGGTCCGAGAGAaacggaaaaaataataaagaaagaaAAGAGAGCGGCGATTGTTTGTTGTGTGTACGcggtgtgtgcgtgtgcgtgtgtaaaAATCGGGGACCGTGTCGGCGGCCGTCGGGTGGTGCGGCTGCAGCTGCTGCCGCGGCGGCATTAACACCCCTCTT includes the following:
- the LOC113551995 gene encoding protein RCC2 homolog; its protein translation is MSAKRQSKGKANGVSRKKSKIVEDDPPVLSEEDDDDDRRSDDDDVDELAEDNASLRVKGPDHIGVVLLTGGTNWDLNGRKSMPKGCKSVGRNLYEPHLFGPLKDNRIRLVVSSCNSSHTIFITEEGKALSLGRNEKGQLGVKDLLRRDIPTPIEGLPDHAIVNAATGRGHTLLLTDRGAVYSCGDNKNSQCGVKSKDPFVTTAMRVKYNGPPIVKVGCGAEFSILLDCKGTLYSFGLPEYGQLGHNTNGEYIERAGAINFATVKLPKPIMTFVEKTKNKVEILPKPEIRDFACGTNHTVAIDDHKKAYSWGFGGYGRLGHSEPKDELQPRLIKYFDVQRSGVKHVACGPAFSIAINEFGAVYLFGQMSSRGEANMYPKPVQDLHGWNLRSIGTCSIGLVAAADDSCIVWGSGTSSGELGLGELKKSSAKPCEMKKLDGLYVEQVTCGSAHTFLLARDLSEDDKDIIASMPEYKPVVA